GCCCTGTCTCGACACCAAGAGGAGAAAGTGAATCATTTTCCTGGAGAACGcgcagacgcatgcgaagggaagaaggcgcgaaaCTGCGCCTCCAGCGACGGGGACAGCCTGTGTGTGATGAGGCGAACAAGAAGTCTCCGTTGGAAACCGGAGACCAAGAAGATGGGGGAAGCCGAGGCAAAGATGAAAAACTTGGCAGCCGTCAGCGCAGTCGCTTCTCTTGCCGAGCGAGCGGCAGACacaggagaggcagatgAAGACCAGCGGGATGGGGAGGCAGTACACAGATCATGTGAGAACAGTTGTCGAGAGGAAAACTCTCCTCCGGGGACAGCGCGCGCGAGGCCGGAGGACAGGGAACCGTTGGTTCCTCTCTcaaagagtggagagacacacagtgACGAAGCGAAAAGACGAAGTCAGGCTTGGAGACTCCTCGCgcgtcgaggagacgcggcgcatcccgagaacgcgaagcagagaaagaagtcgcagaaggaagaagtccGAGACCTGTCTGTGCACCCGATTTGGTGGAAAGGCCTCCCAACCTCGAACGGAAGCGCGCGAAAGCCCCAGACGCCGACGCGGCGTTGAACGTTCTCTGAAGAAGATTTTCGCTGAGGAAAACTCGCAGTTTTTCAACCGAACGACGTCACCTGCCTACGCGactcacacacaccgcatgGCCGGCCGACCAGACAGCCAGCTGCACAGCCAGCTCCGGCTCGAGAACGAGACTGTGCGACACCTGGGCTTTTCCAGCCGCATGCGAAAAGAGGTTTTGGACGCAGGATTCGTTTTGCGAAGCAGCAAAATTCGCTACTTTCCTGAatgcggaagaagacaaagacgccCGGAACCGCACAGTCCCGGCGGTGtgacaaagggagagagggaagccAGGCAAGACGCCGAACCGGCATCTGCggcaagaagcgaagcgagcTAGAATGGAAGCCTGAAAGGTTCGTTTTTTCGACAAACACAAGCGCTTTCTCTGCGGGTCTGCACCGAAGGCGACAACGGAGCTGAGGGTCTCTCTAGCGGTGCTGCTGCGCTTACAGACCGCggcaggaaaaacgacgaacGACGCCGTCAGTCTCACGACGATTAACAGCGAGCCAGCTCAGAGGCACAGAACGATCATCTTTGCAGTGTGTGAACCTAACTTTGTTCTGTGTTCAGAGCTGGAGAGTCTTTCGTTGAGACAGCTGGGCGCGTGACCGGAGCAGGCCGTTGGACTCGCCgaccttcttcgcgttcgagAGAAACCTCTCGCTTGTTTTCCGGAAAAAAGCCGAGAAGACACCGCGAGGAGAGCCGGATTCGGACCTCGACGAACAGGGAATTACCCTGAGCAgatgagaaaaaacagacgaagcCCTGCAAAGAAGCcgcggcggaagaagacaggcggCGCACGAGGGAGGAGGGGGGGCTGTTGACAACACAGaccaacgcatgcagaacggCGTTTttacgcgagaaaacgcagatTTCCTTGTCAAGTCTGGCGCGgattcgccttcttcacagtctctgcttctccggaCGTCTCCTTCACCTTTATCTCTGCCCAGGCGTCGTTTCATTTTCCTTAGATCCGCAAGCGTCGATCTCTCAGAACGTTCCtccctcgcctgtctcgccccgttcttctgtctcgcctccggCGTTTGCCTTCGgagcgccttctcgcttcctttctttgcGAGGCGGGGACGCccgtgtctgtttttcattttcatttttttctttcgagtCTCGTTTACAGCGAACTTCCGAGGGAAAAGAGTCAAAATGGCGGCGTCGACCATACCGATTTCTCAGTGGCCTTCGCTCCTGTACGCGCCCCCAAGTTCTCCTGCAAATCCTGCAGTCGAGGCTCTTCCGGAAATGCAGTTCGACGATCTTCACTATCCAAGGCAAatgcttctctgcagaggtGCCGGGTACTCTCTGGAACAGTGCAATCGCATGGCACAGGTGAGGCACCTgattcctttttctttgttgATCTTGCTGTTTGCCTCTCACTCGCGCCTTGGCTctgtttgcctctctcttctcaccttcctctccttcgtggctctctgcgttcctttctctcctctctcaggcTCTTCTGCGCTTCGCTTTGTTTTCaagtctcgtctttctttcttgctCTGCTCTCCCCTCGAAACAAGACTGCACAGATACCGCCACAACCCCCTCAGGAGACAACATTCCTCTACATCTTTCTGTAGCTGCGGTGTCCGTACACCCGAGTAGCTAGCTATTGGTTCTGACTGTGGTGGCGGTGTACCGGGTCTGAGGGTTCCAGCGGGCGTCGCAAAGCAGGACCGATGCTGGCTCCACTTTGTTTTTCATTGTGGTTTTACATTGGCGTGTCACTCCCTTCACACCGTTCTCGTTCAGTCTTTTCTGAAGGTATTTCTGTCTCCAAAAAGGAGGTGTATTTGCTGGCTGTCttgctttgtctctccgtttttcagCCTGACGCCCGTGTGACTCCAGAGAACCCagcagagaagctgctgaaggaagaagcggttGCAGCCATTGCCTGTTTGTctcagagagaagggggaaaagATGAACAATGCAGGTACTACATTGAACGCATGTACAAGCTCgcgaacaaggagaaa
This Toxoplasma gondii ME49 chromosome VIII, whole genome shotgun sequence DNA region includes the following protein-coding sequences:
- a CDS encoding hypothetical protein (encoded by transcript TGME49_270360); the encoded protein is MQNGVFTRENADFLVKSGADSPSSQSLLLRTSPSPLSLPRRRFIFLRSASVDLSERSSLACLAPFFCLASGVCLRSAFSLPFFARRGRPCLFFIFIFFFRVSFTANFRGKRVKMAASTIPISQWPSLLYAPPSSPANPAVEALPEMQFDDLHYPRQMLLCRGAGYSLEQCNRMAQPDARVTPENPAEKLLKEEAVAAIACLSQREGGKDEQCRYYIERMYKLANKEKQPEPGTLSKASTLACKLLGIHRPEA